The following proteins are encoded in a genomic region of Tenacibaculum sp. 190524A05c:
- a CDS encoding helix-turn-helix domain-containing protein produces the protein MKEVVVELSFPLVLDVLSTATCVMLGLLFFTSKTKNRRANIFLGLFLFSLGFEVLESFSEAIDGITHLNFNSELLTIVFLFFYVFFTFKNKFKKWLVLLCIPWLVVVVSNFDEELVKYISYLFNISLLIFTLKQINEDQHRLKDFYSDLQSRTLSWIKGIIYIFLIFHFFWIIEDIIDFSNSNITQYFALVSTVLTFLIIYWIGYNGFTQSAMFSSVLFEIEKEEIVAEQEYSKEKYTEIFELIEKEKFYTISNLNLKMLSDLVNVREKELSKLINSHSKTNFYQFINGFRVNEFKKLLQSDKAKQLSILGLAQEAGFVSKSTFYSAFKNLEGITPKQYQNSLKKSE, from the coding sequence ATGAAAGAAGTAGTAGTAGAATTGAGTTTTCCTTTAGTGTTAGATGTATTATCAACAGCAACATGTGTAATGCTAGGCTTACTATTTTTCACTTCAAAAACAAAGAATAGGAGAGCCAATATATTTTTAGGATTATTTCTTTTTTCGCTCGGGTTCGAAGTTTTGGAAAGCTTTTCCGAAGCTATTGATGGAATTACACATCTTAACTTCAATTCTGAGTTACTTACTATAGTTTTTCTTTTCTTTTATGTCTTTTTTACATTTAAAAACAAGTTTAAGAAATGGTTGGTGCTGCTGTGTATTCCTTGGTTAGTGGTTGTGGTTTCTAATTTCGATGAGGAGCTTGTAAAGTACATTTCTTATCTGTTTAATATTTCACTTTTGATATTTACATTAAAACAGATAAATGAAGATCAACACAGATTAAAGGATTTTTATTCAGATTTACAATCAAGAACGTTATCCTGGATAAAAGGGATTATCTATATTTTCTTAATATTTCATTTCTTCTGGATTATTGAAGATATTATTGATTTTAGCAATAGCAATATTACTCAGTATTTTGCTCTAGTATCTACAGTACTCACATTCCTTATTATTTATTGGATCGGTTATAACGGATTCACACAATCGGCAATGTTTTCTTCGGTGTTATTTGAAATAGAAAAAGAGGAGATTGTTGCAGAGCAAGAATATTCAAAGGAGAAGTACACCGAAATTTTCGAATTAATTGAAAAAGAAAAATTCTACACAATTTCCAATTTAAATTTAAAAATGCTTTCAGATTTAGTGAATGTTCGAGAAAAAGAACTTTCCAAGTTGATAAATAGTCATTCAAAAACTAATTTCTATCAGTTTATAAATGGCTTTAGGGTAAATGAGTTCAAAAAACTACTTCAATCAGATAAAGCTAAGCAATTATCTATTCTTGGATTGGCCCAGGAAGCAGGATTCGTTTCTAAATCAACTTTTTACAGTGCTTTTAAAAACCTTGAAGGTATTACTCCAAAACAATATCAAAACTCGCTAAAAAAGTCCGAATAA